A segment of the Armatimonadota bacterium genome:
CCGGGCACTCCCGTCGTCACCGCCGACCGGCTCTTCATGATGGTGATGCTGGCCGCTATGCTCGCGGAGGCCAAGCGTTCCCAGGAATTTCCGAAGCTGACTCTTCTCCACCTTGCGATGTTCCTGTTCATCGGCACCATGCTGCTCGCCACATTTGCGTCCCAGAAGCCGAGGCAGGCGGCCCAGAGCGTCATGGACAGCTATCTCATGCCGATACTCGTCTACCTTTTCGCCCGCCGGTGGGTGAGCAACAGGAATGACCTGCGTCTCGTCTTCGTGAGTGTGATCCTGGTCGGAGTCTATCTGGCGGGATTCGGCATCCCGGAGTACCTGACACATAAGAACCTCTTCCGCATATACGGGACCGCGTGGCAGGAACTGGAGCTCGGCGCGGTCCGGGTCCAGGGGCCTGCCAGATCGCCCCAGGAGTTCGGGATGGTGGTCGCCGCCGCCTGGTTCCTGGCCGTGATTCGGGCGGCTGATCCTGTCTGGAAGCAGAGGCGCGTCCTCTACTGGATACTCGCGGTGATGATGGGGTTTGCCATGCTCTATACCCTCAGGCGCAGCATCTACGTAGGCTGGGTGCTCGGCACCGCCGTCCTGCTGTTCGGAAGCCGTGACTTCCGCCGGATAATGGCCCCGGTGATCGTCTTCGGCGCGATAGCGGTCGCCGCTTTCTGGGGGCCCATCACCTCCCACCCTATCGTCAAGGGTCGTGTCACATCCGTAACCGAGATGTACGGCCGCGCGATCGTGTATACGACCTCGGTTCAGATCATAAAGGAAAACCCGCTGTTCGGAATAGGTGTGCAGAACTATGGCGAAAGAGCACGCGAGTACCTTCGTCCTTACGGCGATATCATGCCTCACCACGGCGCCAGGCTTACGTCTCCGCACAACTCATACCTGAAGATAGCCGTCGAGGGAGGCGCGCTCGCATTTGTGCCGTTTGTCGCGATGCTGGTCGGAATGCTGGCCTATTCGGTTACGGCCTATCGCCGCGCGCCGCCGGGCGTTCTCGGGAAGGGCTTCGTGCTGGCCTTCTGGGCGCTTGCCGCCGGTCACCTGTCTCAGGCCCTTACAACCGACGCATTCTTCTTCTGTCCGTACCTGAGCGCGCTGTACTTCCTTATGTTCGGCTGCATCGCCGGTGCGTACCTGAGACCCGAACCGGCGGCGGAAGTCGCCCTTGATGCCGCAGGCGGGGCTGCCGGCCGATTCCCGCGCAAGGCACGCCCGGCGCCGGTCCGGAACTAGAGCTCGGGCGACCCGCGAAGCTCCGATCGCACACGGAGGAAGCGCATAGTGAACTGTGATTCGATCTCCGCGACCGGACGAATGCCGAAGGTCTGCTTCGTAAGTTGTTCGTTGCGGATGCGCGGTCTGCTGCACCGGGTACCCGATACGCCCACCGGCGGGGCGGAGTTCCAGCAGGTCATCATGGCTCGCGCCCTCGCAGCCGCCGGAACGCCTGTCGAGTTCCTTCTGCTGTCCGAAGACGGCTTCGACGCTGAGGTGACCGACGACGGAATACCGGTAAATCTCGGCATCAGATCGCCTGTCGGGAACAGGTTTTTGCGGACGGCAAAGGCGCTGTTCAGTGTCCTGCATTCCGTCCGCAGAGTACGCGCCGACGTCTACTATGTCCGGGGAGCGTGCGCGGAAGCAGGCTACACGGGCCTCGCGTCCAGGCTCTGTCGCAAGGTGTTCGTATTCGGTGTTGCTCATAACCGGGATCTCGACGGCGGTCACGCGTCAGGCATGAACGCTCTCAACCGGTGGCTCTATAACGCGGCGATCAGGGGCGCGTCGGCTGTGTTCGTCCAGACTGAGGAGCAGATGCGCCTTCTGCACAGCCGTTACGGGCGGGAAGGCATCCTCATCCGGAACATGTGTCCGATTGATCGCGCGCCGGATGACGGCATGGAACGCGACACCATCCTCTGGGTGGGCCGGTTCAGGCCGGTCAAGCGTCCTGAATGGGTGGTCGAGCTGGCATCGCGCATCCCGGACCGGCGGTTCGAGATGATCGGCGGGTTCAACGAAGCAGACCGCCCGCTCTGGCAGAGGGTCGTTGACGGCGCCGACGGGCTCGGCAATTTGAGACTTGCGGGGCAGGTCTCGGCGGGCGAAACGGAGTCTTACTACCGGCGAGCCATGATGCTCGTGCTTACCTCGGAAGCGGAGGGATTCCCGAACGTCTTCCTGGAAGCGTGCAGAGCCGGGATACCGACGGTCACCACCTTTGACCCCGATGGCCTGATAGCCGCTCGGGGCCTTGGGTATCACTGTGGCGATATCGAGGAACTGATCGCCAGGGTCAGGGAACTCGCCGAGGACGAACAGACGCGCCGGGAGATGGGCAGGCGCGCCTTCGAATACGTGAGGGATAATCATTCTACTGAGGCGGTCGCCGCGCGGCTGATCGAGACGTTCGGCCGCCTGGCCGCCGACAGGTCGCGCGTATCATCAGGCAGGAAATGAACAACGAGTTCGCGGACAGAAGATACCGGGTCTGCCTCATCTCCACCTCTCCCATCCTGAGCAAGCTGCTGCTCGGGATGAAGCCTGATTTCATGGGAGGGGCCGAAGTCCAGCAGACCCTGATCGTGGAGATGCTGAAAGACATCGGATGCGAGGTATCAGCGCTTGTGCACGACTTCGGCCAGCAGGATGAGGTCGTTACTCCTGAAGGACTCAGGCTGATCAAGGCCTACCGTCCGGGCGGCAAGTGGAAGTGGCTGTTGAAACCCTGGAAATATCCCATGTGGCTGGCGATCAAGCGTGCCGATGCCAATCTCTACTATCAACGAGCCACCGGGACCATGACAGGGGTTCTGGCGATGCTGTGCAGGCGGTTCGGGCGTCCGTTCGTCCACGCCACTTCGATAGACCTCGATCTCGACGGCACCAAAGAGAGTCGCCTCAACCCGATGAAGCGCATGGTCTACAGGCATGGTATTCGGCACGCGGAAATGATAGTCGTCCAGACCGATCAGCAGAACAGCGATCTGAAGCGGCGCTTCGGGCGAGAGGGGTTCATCATCAGGAACACCTTCTCGATTCCGGAGCACGAGCCTTCGCCCGGTCGAAGCGCCGTCCTCTGGGTCGGCAGTTTCCGGGATCACAAGCATCCTGAGATGTTCCTGCAAGTTGCTCGGCGGCTTCCCGACGTGCAGTTCCTGATGGTCGGAGGGGCGTATCACTCTCACCCGCAGCTCTTCGATGGCATCATGAAGCAGTCTGAGAGCGTGCCGAACATCGAGCTGACCGGTCTGGTGCCCTACGACGAAGTCGGGACGCACTTCGACAGGGCGGCGCTGTTCGTCTGCACGTCCGAGATGGAAGGCTTCCCGAACACTTTCCTGCAGTCCTGGAGCCGCGGCATCCCGGTCATATCCACCGTGGATCCCGACGGCCTGATTCAGCGGTACGACCTCGGCAGGTTCTGTGAGTCGCTCGACGATGTCGTCGAGGCCGTACGGCATCTGTCCTCGGATTCGCAGGCGCGCGACGACATAGGCTCCCGCGCGCGGGAGTACGTCAGGCTGAACCACCATCCGGACGCAGTGAAGGCCCGCTATCGTGAACTGATCGAAACGGCTATGGGGCAGAGATGAACCGCGAGCAGGCAAACCGAATCACGGTCGCTCATCTGATCGGGCGTCTCAATATAGGCGGCGCGGAGGAGCAGTTGGTCTCTCTCGCGCCGGAGTTCGACGCTGGGCGCTTTCGAGTAATCGTGTGCGTTCTTCAGCCCGGGGGAACCTTGGAGAATCGCCTCGAAGCCGCCGATGTTAAGTACCATTCGTTCGGTTTTCGCCTTCGCAGCGCTCCTCTGGCGGTCTTGCGGATATGCTCCTTCTTGAAGCGGGAGAGGGTAGACGTACTCCACATGCATATGTATCATGCCGCGCTGTACGGGCGGATCGCGGGGCTCTTGGCCAGGGTGCCGGTGATGATCACGACGGACCATGGCAAGGGGATGTGGAAGAAGCCGTGGCAGGTTGCTTTCGAGCGATACATGGTGAGGCACACGGCCCTGCGGATCGGCGTCTCTCAAGACGTAGCAGATATCATCCGCAACCGCGAGCGTGTCCCCGACGATAAACTGATAGTCGTTCGTAACGGTGTGAACGCAGAGCGTTTCCGCGCAGGCGAGGCGGAACGAGCATCGGTACGGACCGAACTCGGGGTCACAGAACATACGTTTCTGGTCGGCACACTTGCGCGTCTCGTCGAACCGAAGGCGCTCCACGTGATGATCGAAGCCGTCTCGATTGCGTCGAAGGACGTGCCGGGCATCCGCCTCCTGATCGTTGGTGACGGGCCGCTTCGCGCGGAACTCGACAAGTGTGCCTCCGACCTCGGCGTCCGTGACGGGGTGATCTTCACTGGCGCGAGGAGCGACGTCCCGGGATTGCTCGCCGCGATGGATGTGTTCGCGCTTTCCTCGATCCGCGAGGGTCTGCCGATATCACTGCTCGAGGCGATGGCGGCCGGCAAACCGATCGTCGCTACGAGGGTGGGGGGCATTCCCGATGTGATCGCCGACCGCGAAGACGGCCTGCTGGTCGAGCCGGACGCACCGCAGGCATTCGCCGATGCGATATGTGACCTGGCTGCCGATGCCGATCTGGCGTCCCGGCTCGGGCAACGCGCGGCGGAGAAGGCGGAGTCGGATTACTCAGTCAAGGCCACCGCCCGAAAGCTGGAAGAGATATATGCGCGGTTGTCCGCGGGTCAGTCCGCCGCCGGATAGACTATATGAGCAATAAACCCTACAGCGTCCCCGTCCTGATGTACCACACGGTCGGCCCGGAAATTGGCGGATGGCCATGGCCCTGGCTTACGACTCCCATCGAGGTCTTCGAGGATCAGGTCGTGGCGATGGCTCGGGAGGGTTACATTTCCATCGGACTTGGAGACTTGTATGCGTACATGAAGGAGGGCAGGAGACTGCCCGGGAGAGCGGTCGTCCTGACCTTCGATGACGGCTACCTTGATAACTATGTCTACGCCTATCCGATCCTCAAGAAGCACGGGTACAAGGGCACGGTCTTCGTCTCCACGGATTTCGTAGACCCTTCGCCGAAGCCTCGGAACACCTTGGACGATGTGTGGGCTGGCAGGGCCGCCCGATCCGATCTGCCCGGGCCCGGCTTTCTATCATGGGCCGAGATGCGGCGGATGGAGTCCGAAGGCGTGATGGAGGTTCAGTCGCATACCTGTACGCACACTTGGTGTTTCAACGGGCCTCGCATCATCGATTTCCACTCGCCCGAAAGCGCCGAGAGGTATCCGTGGCTTATGTGGAATGCGCGTCCCGACCTGAAGCCTCGCTATCTCTCTGAAGATCAGAGCTCGCTCGTACCTTTTGGGACGCCTATCTACGAGCACGGCAGGGCTCTCTCCGGGCCTCAGTATCTTCCCGACCACGAGCTTGCGGCCCATCTTGTCGAGGCAGTCGTCGGGGAGGATTTCTTCCTGCGTGCCGAGTGGAGGAACGAACTGCTGGAGATCGCACGATCATTTCGGGAAGAGCACGGGGATAGGGGGCGGATGGAGTCGGGCAGTGAGTATCTCAAGCGCGCCCGATGCGAGCTCTGTGAGAGTAAGCGCCTGCTGGAGGAGAATCTCGGCCATGAAGTGAGATTCCTCTGCTGGCCGGGAGGCGGCCGGAGTCCAGAGGTCGAGCGTCTCGCGCTGGAGGTCGGCTACGCAGCTAGCACGAAGTCCGGTAGTTCCACAGGCCGAACGCCGAACGCGCCCGGAGCCGATCCGGCGTGGATCAACCGGATCGGATGCCAGGACGCCTGGCATTTCCGCGGTCGCAAGATCGCCTATACGGACGGCGAGTACCTGTTGTCTCGGTTGCGGGTCTTTCAGGGAGACAAGATGCATCTCTGGCCGCTGCGATTTCGCAAGATCGGCTGGCTGATCGGATACTATCTCTTGGGGAGGCGTCCGTGAATCCCTTCATGTTGCGCTCCGTCATCTATCCGGCATACAGGTTCGCGAAGCGTGATCGCGTGATGGGCTTCGTGTCCGAGTTGGCGCGAACGGAACGGTTGGGCCGCGCTGAGGTTCTCGAGTACCAGTGGTTCAAGCTGACCAGGTTGCTGGAACATGCCTGCTCCACGGTACCCTATTACTCGGAGGCCCTCCAGAGTGCGGGAATCACGCCTGCGGACATTCGGTCGCCCGATGATATGCGTCGGCTGCCCGTGCTGACCAAGGATATCATCCGCGCTGATCTGGAGCGTCTTGTCAGCACGGCAGTCCCCAGGGAGCGTATACGCAAGGACAGTACTGGCGGATCTACGGGTGAACCGACGTGGTATTATGTGGACGACAACTCGAGCCAGGCCAGGCAGGCAATCGTTCTGCGGGGAAATGGATGGTGCGGGGCGCGCATGGGCGACAGGTCGGCGACCCTGTGGGGCGCGGCGTTTGACCTGACTCCACACAAGAAGCTCAAGGGCCGGCTGAAGTCCGCCATCATGAACACGCTGTTCCTCTGCTCCTACAACCTGAACAGCGAAACGATGGCGGAGTACGCTCGAGCCCTGCAGAAGTTCCGGCCGAAGCTGCTGACCTCGTACCCGACGCCTCTCGTGACATTCGCCGAGTTCCTGCGGAACAATCCCGAGTACTCGGTTCGCCCCGGTGCGATCATCGCGTCTAGCGAGACCATGTTCGACGAACAGCGCGAGATCATCGAGCAGACATACGGATGCAGGGTGTTCAATCGCTACGGCTCAAGGGAGTTCGGCAATATTGCCCACGAGTGCAATGCGCATGGGGGACTGCATGTCAACGTGGAGCGCTTCTTTGTTGAGTATCTCAAAGAAGACGGCACACCCGCTAGACCTGGCGAGACCGGCGAGATGCTCATCACCGATCTGGACAACTTCGGCATGCCTTTCATCCGATACAGGATCGACGATCTAGCGGTTCCGTCCGACAGGGAGTGTTCCTGCGGGCGCGGTCTGCCGATGATAGAAAAGGTCGAGGGTCGCGTGTTCGATGTCATCGTCACGCGGTCAGGGTCGCGTTTCCCGGGCACCTTCTGGACGCTGCTGTCTAGGGCGGTCCCGGGTATATCGAAG
Coding sequences within it:
- a CDS encoding phenylacetate--CoA ligase family protein; amino-acid sequence: MNPFMLRSVIYPAYRFAKRDRVMGFVSELARTERLGRAEVLEYQWFKLTRLLEHACSTVPYYSEALQSAGITPADIRSPDDMRRLPVLTKDIIRADLERLVSTAVPRERIRKDSTGGSTGEPTWYYVDDNSSQARQAIVLRGNGWCGARMGDRSATLWGAAFDLTPHKKLKGRLKSAIMNTLFLCSYNLNSETMAEYARALQKFRPKLLTSYPTPLVTFAEFLRNNPEYSVRPGAIIASSETMFDEQREIIEQTYGCRVFNRYGSREFGNIAHECNAHGGLHVNVERFFVEYLKEDGTPARPGETGEMLITDLDNFGMPFIRYRIDDLAVPSDRECSCGRGLPMIEKVEGRVFDVIVTRSGSRFPGTFWTLLSRAVPGISKFQIWQAEPSGIVFRIVPNAEFKEEYLEKLAEIIAEQTGGDLQVEFDVVDSIPLTRAGKHRFIISEIGRSGE
- a CDS encoding glycosyltransferase: MNREQANRITVAHLIGRLNIGGAEEQLVSLAPEFDAGRFRVIVCVLQPGGTLENRLEAADVKYHSFGFRLRSAPLAVLRICSFLKRERVDVLHMHMYHAALYGRIAGLLARVPVMITTDHGKGMWKKPWQVAFERYMVRHTALRIGVSQDVADIIRNRERVPDDKLIVVRNGVNAERFRAGEAERASVRTELGVTEHTFLVGTLARLVEPKALHVMIEAVSIASKDVPGIRLLIVGDGPLRAELDKCASDLGVRDGVIFTGARSDVPGLLAAMDVFALSSIREGLPISLLEAMAAGKPIVATRVGGIPDVIADREDGLLVEPDAPQAFADAICDLAADADLASRLGQRAAEKAESDYSVKATARKLEEIYARLSAGQSAAG
- a CDS encoding O-antigen ligase family protein; this translates as MASRRIWAPAASVLVRIGGSPLAQSIARLRVTRVLAAAISFTLQVIVFGAWRLLKRAWRWVRGIVKKYEITGWVLTVIASAGLAGVLFMQPVYLKLLLGAIGLLAYALITFSRPLVGLLIWLITSLVVGNFFQIKFMPGTPVVTADRLFMMVMLAAMLAEAKRSQEFPKLTLLHLAMFLFIGTMLLATFASQKPRQAAQSVMDSYLMPILVYLFARRWVSNRNDLRLVFVSVILVGVYLAGFGIPEYLTHKNLFRIYGTAWQELELGAVRVQGPARSPQEFGMVVAAAWFLAVIRAADPVWKQRRVLYWILAVMMGFAMLYTLRRSIYVGWVLGTAVLLFGSRDFRRIMAPVIVFGAIAVAAFWGPITSHPIVKGRVTSVTEMYGRAIVYTTSVQIIKENPLFGIGVQNYGERAREYLRPYGDIMPHHGARLTSPHNSYLKIAVEGGALAFVPFVAMLVGMLAYSVTAYRRAPPGVLGKGFVLAFWALAAGHLSQALTTDAFFFCPYLSALYFLMFGCIAGAYLRPEPAAEVALDAAGGAAGRFPRKARPAPVRN
- a CDS encoding glycosyltransferase family 4 protein, whose translation is MNCDSISATGRMPKVCFVSCSLRMRGLLHRVPDTPTGGAEFQQVIMARALAAAGTPVEFLLLSEDGFDAEVTDDGIPVNLGIRSPVGNRFLRTAKALFSVLHSVRRVRADVYYVRGACAEAGYTGLASRLCRKVFVFGVAHNRDLDGGHASGMNALNRWLYNAAIRGASAVFVQTEEQMRLLHSRYGREGILIRNMCPIDRAPDDGMERDTILWVGRFRPVKRPEWVVELASRIPDRRFEMIGGFNEADRPLWQRVVDGADGLGNLRLAGQVSAGETESYYRRAMMLVLTSEAEGFPNVFLEACRAGIPTVTTFDPDGLIAARGLGYHCGDIEELIARVRELAEDEQTRREMGRRAFEYVRDNHSTEAVAARLIETFGRLAADRSRVSSGRK
- a CDS encoding polysaccharide deacetylase family protein, which codes for MSNKPYSVPVLMYHTVGPEIGGWPWPWLTTPIEVFEDQVVAMAREGYISIGLGDLYAYMKEGRRLPGRAVVLTFDDGYLDNYVYAYPILKKHGYKGTVFVSTDFVDPSPKPRNTLDDVWAGRAARSDLPGPGFLSWAEMRRMESEGVMEVQSHTCTHTWCFNGPRIIDFHSPESAERYPWLMWNARPDLKPRYLSEDQSSLVPFGTPIYEHGRALSGPQYLPDHELAAHLVEAVVGEDFFLRAEWRNELLEIARSFREEHGDRGRMESGSEYLKRARCELCESKRLLEENLGHEVRFLCWPGGGRSPEVERLALEVGYAASTKSGSSTGRTPNAPGADPAWINRIGCQDAWHFRGRKIAYTDGEYLLSRLRVFQGDKMHLWPLRFRKIGWLIGYYLLGRRP
- a CDS encoding glycosyltransferase family 4 protein, translated to MNNEFADRRYRVCLISTSPILSKLLLGMKPDFMGGAEVQQTLIVEMLKDIGCEVSALVHDFGQQDEVVTPEGLRLIKAYRPGGKWKWLLKPWKYPMWLAIKRADANLYYQRATGTMTGVLAMLCRRFGRPFVHATSIDLDLDGTKESRLNPMKRMVYRHGIRHAEMIVVQTDQQNSDLKRRFGREGFIIRNTFSIPEHEPSPGRSAVLWVGSFRDHKHPEMFLQVARRLPDVQFLMVGGAYHSHPQLFDGIMKQSESVPNIELTGLVPYDEVGTHFDRAALFVCTSEMEGFPNTFLQSWSRGIPVISTVDPDGLIQRYDLGRFCESLDDVVEAVRHLSSDSQARDDIGSRAREYVRLNHHPDAVKARYRELIETAMGQR